A DNA window from Pseudomonas sp. GD03919 contains the following coding sequences:
- the rnhB gene encoding ribonuclease HII: MQLGLDFTLVEELVAGVDEVGRGPLCGAVVTAAVILDPARPILGLNDSKKLTEARRAVLFDEIREKALAWCIARAEVEEIDRLNILHATMLAMQRAVEGLSVTPKLALIDGNRCPKLAVPSAPVVKGDSRVPAIAAASILAKVSRDREMVEMDRLYPGYGIAGHKGYPTPVHLEALKRLGPTPIHRRSFGPVRALLEV; this comes from the coding sequence ATGCAGCTGGGGCTCGACTTCACCCTGGTTGAGGAACTGGTCGCGGGGGTGGACGAGGTCGGCCGTGGCCCACTTTGCGGTGCGGTGGTCACGGCTGCGGTGATCCTCGACCCGGCGCGGCCGATTCTTGGCCTGAATGATTCGAAGAAGCTCACCGAGGCACGTCGCGCGGTGTTGTTCGATGAGATTCGCGAGAAGGCCCTGGCCTGGTGCATCGCCCGCGCCGAGGTCGAGGAGATCGACCGCCTGAATATCCTGCATGCCACCATGCTGGCGATGCAGCGCGCCGTCGAAGGCTTGAGCGTGACGCCCAAGCTGGCGCTGATCGACGGCAACCGTTGTCCGAAACTGGCGGTGCCCAGCGCCCCGGTGGTCAAGGGCGACAGTCGCGTGCCGGCCATCGCAGCGGCATCTATCCTGGCCAAGGTCAGCCGTGACCGCGAGATGGTGGAGATGGATCGCCTCTATCCCGGTTACGGCATTGCCGGGCACAAGGGCTACCCCACACCTGTTCATCTCGAAGCGCTCAAGCGCCTGGGGCCGACGCCGATTCATCGGCGTTCGTTCGGCCCGGTGCGGGCACTGCTCGAAGTCTGA
- the lpxB gene encoding lipid-A-disaccharide synthase, with protein sequence MSRPLRVALVAGEASGDILGCGLMQAIKQRHPNAEFIGVGGARMEAEGLKSYFPMERLAVMGLVEVLGRLFELLGRRRQLARDLIAAKPDVFIGIDAPDFNLGLELKLRRAGIKTVHYVSPSVWAWRQKRVLKIREACDLMLTLFPFEAQFYDEHQVPVRFVGHPLADAIPLQADRAAAREALDLPQDEPVVALMPGSRGGEVARLGELFLDAAIRLRALRPGIHFLLPCATPERREQLEQMLAGRDLPLTLLNGRSHEALAACDAVLIASGTATLEALLYKRPMVVAYRVAPLTYRILKRLVKSPYISLPNLLAQRLLVPELIQDAATPEALAQAVAPLIDGGQVQTEGFDLIHRTLRRDASVSAADAVLKLAGRD encoded by the coding sequence ATGAGCAGACCTCTTCGCGTCGCACTGGTCGCCGGTGAGGCGTCCGGTGACATCCTCGGCTGCGGCCTGATGCAGGCCATCAAGCAGCGCCACCCGAATGCCGAATTCATTGGCGTCGGTGGCGCACGCATGGAGGCCGAAGGCCTGAAATCCTATTTCCCCATGGAGCGCCTGGCCGTGATGGGCCTGGTCGAGGTGCTGGGGCGACTGTTCGAGTTGCTCGGTCGCCGTCGCCAGCTTGCTCGCGATCTGATTGCTGCCAAACCGGACGTATTCATCGGCATCGATGCTCCCGATTTCAACCTCGGCCTGGAACTCAAGCTGCGCCGTGCCGGGATCAAGACCGTGCACTACGTCAGCCCTTCGGTCTGGGCCTGGCGGCAGAAGCGCGTGCTGAAGATCCGTGAAGCCTGTGACCTGATGCTGACCCTGTTCCCGTTCGAGGCGCAGTTCTACGACGAGCATCAGGTGCCGGTGCGCTTCGTCGGTCATCCGCTGGCCGATGCGATTCCGTTGCAGGCCGATCGTGCTGCTGCGCGCGAAGCGCTGGATCTGCCGCAGGATGAGCCGGTGGTTGCCTTGATGCCGGGGAGTCGTGGCGGTGAGGTGGCGCGACTCGGTGAGCTGTTTCTTGATGCCGCGATTCGTCTGCGTGCGCTGCGTCCGGGGATTCATTTCCTGCTGCCTTGCGCCACGCCCGAGCGCCGCGAGCAGTTGGAACAGATGCTGGCTGGGCGCGATTTGCCGCTGACCCTGCTCAACGGCCGTTCCCACGAGGCCCTGGCTGCCTGTGATGCGGTGTTGATTGCCTCGGGCACCGCCACTCTGGAGGCATTGCTGTACAAGCGTCCGATGGTGGTGGCCTACCGTGTGGCGCCGCTGACCTACCGGATTCTCAAGCGCCTGGTCAAAAGCCCCTATATCTCGCTGCCCAATCTGCTGGCTCAGCGTCTGCTGGTGCCCGAGCTGATTCAGGATGCGGCCACGCCCGAGGCGCTGGCTCAGGCCGTGGCGCCGCTGATCGACGGTGGGCAGGTGCAGACCGAGGGCTTTGATCTGATTCATCGCACGCTGCGCCGTGATGCCTCGGTATCGGCGGCTGACGCGGTGCTCAAGCTGGCCGGGCGCGACTGA
- the lpxA gene encoding acyl-ACP--UDP-N-acetylglucosamine O-acyltransferase, which yields MSSIDPRAIIDPSARLADDVVVGPWSIVGPDVEIGEGTVIGPHVVLKGPTLIGKHNRIYQFSSVGEDTPDLKYKGEPTRLVIGDHNTIREGVTIHRGTVQDRSETTIGDHNLIMAYAHIGHDSVIGNHCILVNNTALAGHVWVDDWAILSGYTLVHQFCRIGAHSFSGMGTAIGKDVPAFVTVFGNPAEARSMNFEGMRRRGFSAEAIAALRKGYKLVYRQGLTVEQALSELAESAAQFPEVAIFRDSIQASTRGITR from the coding sequence ATGAGTTCGATTGACCCTCGCGCCATCATCGACCCCAGTGCCAGACTGGCCGACGACGTCGTCGTCGGCCCGTGGAGCATTGTCGGGCCCGATGTGGAAATCGGCGAGGGTACAGTCATCGGCCCGCACGTGGTGCTCAAGGGGCCGACCTTGATTGGCAAGCACAACCGCATCTACCAGTTTTCCTCGGTGGGTGAAGATACGCCCGATCTGAAGTACAAGGGTGAGCCGACGCGCCTGGTGATCGGCGATCACAACACCATCCGCGAAGGCGTCACCATTCACCGTGGCACGGTGCAGGATCGCAGCGAAACCACCATTGGCGACCATAACCTGATCATGGCCTATGCCCATATCGGCCATGACAGTGTGATCGGCAATCACTGCATCCTGGTCAACAACACGGCGCTGGCCGGCCACGTTTGGGTCGACGACTGGGCGATCTTGTCCGGTTACACCCTGGTGCACCAGTTCTGCCGCATTGGTGCGCACAGCTTTTCCGGCATGGGCACCGCCATTGGCAAGGATGTGCCGGCCTTTGTCACGGTGTTCGGTAATCCGGCCGAGGCGCGCAGCATGAACTTCGAGGGCATGCGTCGGCGAGGTTTCTCCGCTGAGGCCATCGCCGCGCTGCGCAAGGGCTACAAGCTGGTTTATCGCCAGGGGCTGACCGTCGAGCAGGCGCTGAGTGAGCTGGCCGAGTCTGCTGCGCAGTTCCCGGAAGTGGCGATCTTCCGTGATTCCATCCAGGCCTCCACGCGCGGCATTACGCGCTGA
- the fabZ gene encoding 3-hydroxyacyl-ACP dehydratase FabZ, producing MMDINEIREYLPHRYPFLLVDRVVDLDVEGKQIRAYKNVSINEPFFNGHFPEHPIMPGVLIIEAMAQAAGILGFKMMGVKPADGTLYYFVGSDKLRFRSPVTPGDQLMLEAKYLSDRRSIWKFECRATVDGKEVCAAEIICAERKL from the coding sequence ATGATGGACATCAACGAAATTCGTGAATATTTGCCGCACCGCTATCCGTTCCTGCTGGTGGATCGTGTGGTGGACCTGGACGTCGAAGGCAAGCAGATTCGCGCCTATAAGAATGTCAGCATCAACGAGCCATTCTTCAACGGTCACTTCCCCGAGCACCCGATCATGCCGGGCGTGCTGATCATCGAGGCCATGGCTCAGGCGGCCGGTATCCTTGGTTTCAAGATGATGGGTGTGAAGCCGGCTGACGGTACCCTGTACTACTTCGTCGGCTCCGACAAACTGCGCTTCCGTTCGCCTGTGACTCCGGGTGATCAGCTGATGCTGGAAGCCAAGTACCTGAGCGACCGTCGCAGCATCTGGAAATTCGAGTGCCGCGCCACCGTCGATGGCAAGGAAGTCTGCGCTGCTGAAATCATCTGTGCGGAACGCAAGCTATGA
- the lpxD gene encoding UDP-3-O-(3-hydroxymyristoyl)glucosamine N-acyltransferase has translation MSMTLTVTLGQLAERLGATLRGAEGKVITGLATLLEARPEQLSFLANAQYRKYLAQTQAGAVLLTADDAEGYAGDALIVANPYLAYAQLSHLFDPKPRAAAGIHATAQVAADAEVDPSASIGPYAVIESGARIAADVSVGAHCVVGARSEIGEGGWLAPRVTLYHDVKIGKRVVIQSGAVIGGEGFGFANEKGVWQKIAQIGGVTIGDDVEIGANTTVDRGALSDTLIGNGVKLDNQIMIAHNVQIGDNTAMAGCCGISGSTKIGRNCMIAGGVGMVGHIEVCDNVFVTGMTMVTRSITEPGAYSSGTAMQPAGEWKKSAARIRQLDEMAKRLRELEKQLAAVTQTANVSSDA, from the coding sequence CTGAGCATGACACTGACAGTTACCCTCGGCCAGTTGGCCGAGCGCCTGGGCGCTACCCTGCGTGGCGCCGAAGGTAAGGTCATCACGGGCCTGGCCACTTTGCTGGAGGCCAGGCCCGAACAGTTAAGCTTCCTGGCCAATGCCCAGTACCGCAAGTACCTGGCGCAGACTCAGGCCGGTGCCGTGTTGCTGACTGCCGACGATGCCGAAGGCTACGCCGGTGATGCTCTGATCGTGGCCAATCCCTATCTGGCTTACGCTCAGCTTTCGCACCTGTTCGATCCCAAACCCAGGGCTGCTGCCGGCATCCATGCGACCGCTCAGGTCGCCGCTGATGCAGAGGTCGATCCGAGTGCCAGCATCGGTCCTTATGCAGTGATCGAGAGCGGTGCCCGTATTGCTGCCGATGTCAGTGTCGGCGCCCATTGCGTGGTCGGTGCGCGTAGCGAGATCGGTGAGGGCGGCTGGCTGGCGCCGCGTGTGACGCTGTATCACGACGTGAAAATCGGCAAGCGGGTGGTGATTCAGTCCGGTGCCGTGATCGGTGGCGAGGGTTTCGGTTTCGCCAACGAGAAGGGCGTCTGGCAGAAGATCGCCCAGATTGGCGGCGTAACCATCGGCGATGACGTCGAGATCGGCGCCAACACCACGGTGGATCGCGGTGCGTTGTCCGATACGCTGATCGGCAATGGCGTCAAGCTGGATAACCAGATCATGATCGCGCACAACGTGCAGATCGGCGACAACACCGCCATGGCCGGCTGTTGCGGGATTTCCGGCAGCACCAAGATCGGCAGGAACTGCATGATCGCCGGCGGCGTCGGCATGGTTGGCCATATCGAGGTGTGCGACAACGTCTTCGTCACCGGTATGACCATGGTGACCCGCTCGATCACCGAGCCGGGCGCCTATTCTTCCGGCACTGCCATGCAACCGGCGGGCGAGTGGAAGAAGAGCGCTGCCCGCATTCGTCAGTTGGACGAGATGGCCAAGCGCCTGCGCGAGCTGGAAAAACAGCTGGCCGCCGTGACCCAGACGGCAAACGTCTCATCTGATGCCTGA
- a CDS encoding OmpH family outer membrane protein, with product MRKLTQLVLFTAALIATPAFAEMKIAVLNYQMALLESDAAKRYAVDAEKKFGPQLNKLKTLESDAKRIQDRMVKDGEKMQQAERERLELEFKQKARDFQFQSKELNEAKAIADREMLAKLKPNLDKAVEEVIKNGNFDLVLERGAVIDVKPQFDITRQVIERMNQMR from the coding sequence GTGCGTAAGTTGACTCAACTGGTTCTGTTCACCGCCGCCCTGATCGCCACTCCGGCGTTCGCCGAGATGAAGATCGCGGTGCTGAACTATCAGATGGCGCTGCTCGAATCCGATGCCGCCAAGCGTTACGCCGTGGATGCCGAGAAAAAGTTCGGCCCGCAGCTGAACAAGCTCAAGACCCTGGAAAGCGACGCCAAGCGCATTCAGGATCGTATGGTCAAGGATGGCGAGAAGATGCAGCAGGCCGAGCGCGAGCGCCTCGAGCTCGAATTCAAGCAGAAAGCCCGTGATTTCCAGTTCCAGTCCAAGGAGCTGAACGAAGCCAAGGCCATCGCTGATCGTGAGATGCTCGCCAAGCTCAAGCCGAACCTGGACAAGGCCGTCGAAGAAGTGATCAAGAACGGTAACTTCGACCTGGTGCTCGAGCGCGGTGCGGTGATTGATGTCAAGCCTCAGTTCGACATCACTCGCCAGGTCATCGAGCGCATGAATCAGATGCGCTGA
- the bamA gene encoding outer membrane protein assembly factor BamA, translated as MKRLLLPAVLSALMIAEVHAESFTISDIRVNGLQRVSAGSVFGALPLNVGEQVDDRQLVDATRSLFRTGFFQDIQLGRDGDVLVVTVVERPSISGIEIEGNKAISTEDLLKGLNQSGLAEGEIFQRATLEGVRNELQRQYVAQGRYSAEIEAEVIPQPRNRVALKITINEGTVAAISHINVVGNTVFTDEELSDLFELKTTNWLSFFRNDDKYAREKLSGDLERLRSYYLDRGYINMDISSTQVSITPDKKHVYITVNVEEGEKYSVREVKLSGDLKVPEEDVRALLLVQEGQVFSRKIMTTTSELITRRLGNEGYTFANVNGVPEAHDEDNTVSITFFVDPGKRAYVNRINFRGNTKSEDEVLRREMRQMEGGWASTYLIDQSKTRLERLGFFKEVNVETPQVPGTDDQIDVNYSVEEQPSGSITASVGFAQNAGLILGGSISQNNFLGTGNRVSIGLTRSEYQTRYSFGFVDPYWTVDGVSLGYNAFYRTTDYDELDVDVSSYSVDSLGAGVNIGYPISETSRLTYGLSVQQDSIDTGRYTVDEIFDFIEAEGDSYLNFKGSIGWSESTLNRGVLANRGHSQSLVLETTIPGSDLSFYKLDYRGQVFTPLSDNYTLRFHTQLGYGDSYGSTAELPFYEHYYAGGFNSVRGFKDSSLGPRSTPSSGNKPGTLRDPDQDPLPFGGNVLVQGGVEMLFPLPFVKDQRSLRTALFWDVGNVFDTNCSSSQKKLSDSCDIDFSNLASSVGVGLTWITALGPLSFSLAMPIKKPDDADTQVFQFSLGQTF; from the coding sequence ATGAAACGTCTGCTGCTACCTGCGGTACTGTCCGCATTGATGATCGCCGAAGTTCACGCCGAGTCCTTCACCATCTCCGATATACGCGTCAATGGCCTGCAGCGGGTTTCCGCCGGCAGCGTATTCGGCGCGCTGCCGCTCAATGTCGGCGAGCAGGTCGATGATCGCCAGTTGGTCGACGCTACTCGCTCGCTGTTCCGCACCGGCTTCTTCCAGGATATTCAGCTCGGCCGCGATGGCGACGTGCTGGTGGTCACCGTGGTCGAGCGTCCCTCCATCTCCGGTATCGAGATCGAAGGCAACAAGGCCATCAGCACCGAAGATCTGCTCAAGGGGCTGAACCAGTCCGGCCTGGCCGAAGGCGAGATCTTCCAGCGCGCCACCCTCGAAGGTGTGCGTAACGAACTGCAGCGCCAATACGTGGCTCAGGGCCGCTATTCGGCCGAGATCGAAGCCGAAGTGATTCCGCAGCCGCGTAACCGCGTTGCGCTGAAGATCACCATCAACGAAGGCACCGTCGCCGCTATCTCCCACATCAACGTGGTTGGCAACACGGTTTTCACGGATGAAGAACTCTCCGATCTGTTCGAGTTGAAGACCACCAACTGGCTGTCCTTCTTCCGCAACGACGACAAGTACGCCCGCGAAAAGCTGTCCGGTGACCTCGAGCGTCTGCGTTCCTATTACCTGGATCGCGGCTACATCAACATGGATATCAGCTCCACCCAGGTATCCATCACCCCGGACAAGAAGCACGTCTACATCACCGTCAACGTCGAAGAGGGTGAGAAATACAGCGTGCGCGAAGTGAAACTGTCCGGTGACCTCAAGGTGCCGGAAGAAGACGTGCGTGCACTGCTGCTGGTTCAGGAAGGTCAGGTGTTCTCGCGCAAGATCATGACCACCACCAGCGAGCTGATCACCCGTCGTCTGGGTAATGAGGGTTACACCTTCGCCAACGTCAACGGCGTGCCGGAAGCGCACGACGAGGACAACACCGTTTCCATCACCTTCTTCGTCGATCCGGGCAAGCGTGCCTACGTCAACCGCATCAACTTCCGTGGCAATACCAAATCCGAAGACGAAGTGCTGCGCCGCGAAATGCGCCAGATGGAAGGCGGCTGGGCCTCGACCTACCTGATCGATCAGTCCAAGACCCGCCTGGAGCGTCTGGGCTTCTTCAAGGAAGTCAACGTCGAAACCCCGCAGGTGCCGGGCACCGATGACCAGATCGACGTCAATTACAGTGTCGAAGAGCAGCCGTCAGGCTCCATCACTGCCAGCGTCGGTTTCGCCCAGAATGCCGGTCTGATCCTCGGCGGTTCGATCAGCCAGAACAACTTCCTCGGCACTGGTAACCGCGTCAGCATCGGCCTGACCCGCAGTGAATACCAGACCCGCTACAGTTTCGGCTTTGTTGACCCCTACTGGACCGTCGACGGCGTCAGCCTGGGTTACAACGCCTTCTACCGCACCACCGACTACGACGAACTCGATGTCGACGTTTCCAGCTACTCGGTAGACAGCCTGGGTGCAGGCGTCAATATCGGCTATCCGATCAGCGAGACTTCGCGCCTGACCTATGGCCTGAGCGTGCAGCAGGACAGTATCGATACCGGTCGTTACACCGTCGACGAAATTTTCGATTTCATCGAGGCCGAAGGCGACAGCTACCTGAACTTCAAGGGCTCCATCGGCTGGTCCGAATCGACCCTGAACCGTGGCGTGCTGGCCAACCGTGGTCATTCGCAGAGCCTGGTGCTGGAAACCACCATTCCAGGCAGTGACCTGTCGTTCTACAAGCTCGACTACCGTGGTCAGGTGTTCACCCCGCTCAGTGACAACTACACCCTGCGTTTCCATACCCAGCTGGGTTATGGCGACAGCTACGGTAGTACCGCGGAACTGCCGTTCTACGAGCACTACTACGCCGGTGGTTTCAACTCGGTTCGTGGCTTCAAGGACAGCAGCCTCGGTCCACGCAGCACGCCGAGCAGCGGCAACAAACCAGGTACCCTGCGCGACCCGGATCAAGATCCGCTGCCGTTCGGTGGTAACGTGCTGGTGCAGGGCGGCGTCGAAATGCTCTTCCCGCTGCCGTTCGTCAAGGATCAGCGTTCGTTGCGTACCGCGCTGTTCTGGGACGTGGGTAACGTGTTCGATACCAACTGCTCGTCCAGCCAGAAGAAGCTCAGCGACAGCTGCGACATCGATTTCAGCAACCTGGCCAGCTCCGTGGGTGTCGGTCTGACCTGGATTACTGCGCTCGGTCCGCTGAGTTTCAGCCTGGCCATGCCGATCAAGAAGCCGGATGATGCCGATACCCAGGTGTTCCAGTTCTCCCTGGGCCAGACCTTCTAA
- the rseP gene encoding sigma E protease regulator RseP — protein sequence MSGLYMLVGTLIALGVLVTFHEYGHFWVARRCGVKVLRFSVGFGTPLVRWHDRQGTEFVIAAIPLGGYVKMLDEREGDVPAELAEQSFNRKSVRQRIAIVAAGPLANFLLALLFFWFVAMLGSQQVRPVIGAVQTDSLAEMAGLRAGQEIVAVNGEATSGWAAVNLQLVRRLGESGALDLRVLEPGSTVETTKQVQLDNWLRGVDEPDPIGSLGIRPWRPVLEPVLAEVDSKGPAHAAGLREGDRLLALDGEPLADWQELVDRVRAMPGEAITLRVERDGQAQDVQLTLASRGGGEARTGYLGAGVQGVEWPPEMLREVRYGPLEGVLEGMRQTWAMSVLTLDSLKKMLFGELSVKNLSGPITIAKVAGASAESGLGDFLKFLAYLSISLGVLNLLPIPVLDGGHLLFYLVEWVRGRPLSERVQGWGMQIGISLVIGVMLLALVNDLSRL from the coding sequence ATGAGTGGGTTGTACATGCTGGTTGGCACCCTGATCGCCTTGGGTGTCCTGGTGACCTTTCATGAGTACGGGCACTTCTGGGTAGCCCGCCGCTGCGGCGTCAAGGTGCTGCGTTTCTCCGTTGGCTTTGGTACGCCACTGGTGCGTTGGCATGACCGCCAAGGTACCGAGTTCGTCATAGCGGCCATTCCTCTGGGCGGCTACGTGAAGATGCTCGATGAGCGCGAGGGCGATGTGCCGGCCGAGCTCGCCGAGCAATCGTTCAATCGCAAGAGCGTGCGCCAGCGCATCGCTATCGTCGCTGCCGGCCCGCTGGCCAATTTCCTGTTGGCGCTGCTGTTCTTCTGGTTCGTTGCCATGCTCGGCAGTCAGCAGGTGCGCCCCGTCATTGGTGCTGTGCAGACGGACAGCCTGGCCGAGATGGCCGGCTTGCGTGCCGGGCAGGAGATCGTCGCGGTCAATGGTGAAGCCACCAGTGGTTGGGCGGCGGTCAACCTGCAGCTGGTCAGGCGCCTGGGCGAGAGTGGTGCGCTCGACCTGCGTGTGCTCGAACCGGGCTCGACGGTTGAGACGACCAAGCAGGTGCAACTGGATAACTGGTTGCGCGGCGTCGATGAGCCGGACCCGATAGGCTCGTTGGGTATTCGCCCCTGGCGTCCGGTGCTGGAGCCGGTGTTGGCTGAAGTCGATTCCAAGGGGCCGGCCCATGCGGCAGGGTTGCGCGAGGGCGACCGTCTGCTCGCGCTTGACGGTGAGCCGCTGGCCGACTGGCAGGAACTGGTCGACCGCGTGCGGGCCATGCCGGGTGAGGCGATTACCTTGCGTGTCGAGCGCGACGGGCAGGCGCAGGACGTGCAACTGACCCTGGCCTCGCGTGGTGGCGGCGAGGCGCGCACAGGCTATCTGGGGGCGGGGGTGCAGGGTGTCGAATGGCCGCCGGAGATGCTTCGCGAGGTGCGTTACGGCCCGCTTGAGGGCGTGCTCGAAGGTATGCGCCAGACCTGGGCGATGAGCGTGCTGACCCTCGATTCGCTGAAGAAAATGCTGTTCGGTGAGCTCTCGGTAAAAAACTTGAGTGGGCCGATAACCATTGCTAAAGTGGCGGGCGCTTCAGCTGAGTCAGGGCTGGGGGATTTCCTGAAATTCCTTGCCTATCTGAGTATTAGCCTGGGGGTTCTCAATCTGTTGCCCATTCCTGTACTGGATGGTGGGCATCTGTTGTTTTATCTGGTCGAGTGGGTGCGTGGTCGCCCCTTGTCTGAGCGGGTTCAGGGTTGGGGGATGCAGATCGGCATCAGTCTGGTAATCGGGGTCATGCTACTGGCCCTGGTCAACGACCTTAGCCGCCTGTGA
- the ispC gene encoding 1-deoxy-D-xylulose-5-phosphate reductoisomerase, translating into MSAVQQVTVLGATGSIGLSTLDVIARHPERYQVFALSGFSRLAQLQALCVQHRPRYAVVPDAEAARELQGALRAAGLVTEVLVGEAGLCAVSADPAVDCVMAAIVGAAGLRPTLAAVQAGKKVLLANKEALVMSGALFMQVVRQSGAVLLPIDSEHNAIFQCLPGDYARGLQAVGVRRVLLTASGGPFRETPLAELEHVTPEQACAHPNWSMGRKISVDSASMMNKGLEMIEACWLFDARPEQIEVVIHRQSVIHSLVDYIDGSVLAQLGNPDMRTPIAHALAWPERIDSGVSPLDLFTVGRLDFERPDEQRFPSLRLAREAAQAGGSAPAMLNAANEVAVEAFLQRRIRFSDIAGMIESVLNAQPVQAVEALDAVFDADRRARELAGQWLARR; encoded by the coding sequence GTGAGCGCCGTGCAGCAGGTCACGGTGCTGGGGGCGACCGGCTCCATCGGCCTCAGCACGCTGGATGTGATCGCCCGTCACCCCGAGCGTTATCAGGTGTTCGCCCTGAGCGGTTTTTCCCGGTTGGCGCAACTGCAGGCGCTGTGTGTGCAACATCGCCCGCGCTATGCCGTGGTGCCTGATGCTGAGGCGGCGCGTGAACTGCAGGGCGCTCTGCGTGCTGCCGGTCTGGTGACCGAAGTGCTGGTGGGGGAGGCAGGGCTGTGCGCCGTGTCCGCTGATCCGGCCGTCGACTGCGTGATGGCTGCCATTGTTGGTGCTGCCGGGCTCAGGCCGACGCTGGCTGCGGTGCAGGCCGGCAAGAAAGTGCTGCTGGCCAACAAGGAGGCGTTGGTGATGTCTGGCGCCCTGTTCATGCAGGTCGTCAGGCAGAGCGGGGCGGTGCTGCTGCCCATCGACAGCGAGCACAACGCCATTTTCCAGTGTCTGCCCGGCGACTATGCACGCGGTTTGCAGGCAGTCGGCGTGCGCCGTGTGCTGTTGACGGCTTCCGGCGGGCCATTCCGCGAGACGCCTCTGGCCGAGCTGGAGCATGTCACGCCGGAACAGGCCTGCGCACATCCCAACTGGTCGATGGGGCGCAAGATTTCGGTCGATTCGGCCAGCATGATGAACAAGGGGCTGGAGATGATCGAGGCCTGCTGGCTGTTCGATGCCCGCCCCGAGCAGATCGAGGTGGTCATTCACCGACAGAGCGTGATTCACTCGCTGGTCGATTACATCGACGGTTCGGTGCTGGCCCAACTGGGCAATCCGGACATGCGCACGCCGATTGCCCACGCCTTGGCCTGGCCGGAGCGTATCGACTCAGGCGTATCGCCGCTGGATCTGTTCACCGTCGGTCGCCTGGATTTCGAGCGTCCCGACGAGCAGCGCTTCCCCAGCCTGCGCCTGGCGCGCGAGGCGGCGCAGGCTGGCGGCAGTGCACCGGCGATGCTCAATGCGGCCAATGAGGTGGCAGTCGAGGCGTTCCTGCAGCGGCGCATCCGTTTCAGCGATATCGCGGGTATGATCGAGTCCGTACTGAACGCGCAGCCTGTCCAGGCTGTCGAAGCGCTCGACGCTGTTTTCGACGCTGACCGGCGTGCGCGTGAGTTGGCCGGGCAGTGGCTCGCGCGCCGTTGA
- a CDS encoding phosphatidate cytidylyltransferase: MLKQRIITALVLLPIALGGFFLLDGAAFAWFIGLVVTLGAWEWARLAGVQAQRLRVAYAAAVAVLLAALYMFPLFAPVLLAVAVLWWLAATFLVLTYPDSSRYWGAMPGRLLIGLLILLPAWQGLVLLKQWPQANALIIAVMVLVWGADIGAYFSGKAFGKRKLAPRVSPGKSWEGVYGGLAASLSITLVVGLQQGWSVSGLVLALLGAAVVVLISVVGDLTESMFKRQSGIKDSSNLLPGHGGVLDRIDSLTAAIPVFAALLWLAGWGSL, from the coding sequence ATGTTGAAACAACGAATCATCACGGCGCTGGTATTGCTGCCTATCGCTCTGGGCGGCTTTTTCCTGCTCGATGGCGCTGCCTTTGCCTGGTTCATTGGTCTGGTAGTGACGCTGGGCGCCTGGGAGTGGGCGCGTCTGGCCGGGGTCCAGGCGCAGCGGCTGCGGGTGGCTTATGCCGCTGCAGTGGCCGTATTGCTCGCGGCGCTGTACATGTTTCCGCTGTTCGCGCCCGTGCTGTTGGCGGTGGCCGTGCTGTGGTGGCTGGCGGCGACCTTCCTGGTGCTGACCTATCCCGATAGCAGCCGCTACTGGGGGGCAATGCCGGGGCGCTTGCTGATCGGCTTACTGATTCTGTTGCCGGCCTGGCAGGGGCTGGTGCTGCTCAAGCAATGGCCGCAGGCCAATGCGCTGATCATTGCGGTGATGGTGCTGGTCTGGGGCGCGGATATTGGTGCCTACTTCTCCGGCAAGGCCTTCGGCAAGCGCAAGCTGGCACCCAGGGTCAGCCCGGGCAAGAGCTGGGAAGGCGTGTATGGTGGTCTGGCTGCCAGTCTGTCGATCACCTTGGTGGTCGGCCTGCAGCAGGGTTGGTCGGTCTCCGGGTTGGTGCTGGCCCTGCTTGGCGCGGCTGTGGTGGTGTTGATCTCCGTCGTGGGCGACCTGACCGAGAGCATGTTCAAGCGTCAGTCGGGCATCAAGGACAGCAGTAATCTGTTGCCGGGCCATGGTGGTGTGCTGGACCGTATCGACAGTCTTACCGCCGCCATTCCGGTATTCGCCGCACTGCTCTGGCTGGCTGGCTGGGGCTCGTTGTGA